Sequence from the Maniola jurtina chromosome 18, ilManJurt1.1, whole genome shotgun sequence genome:
CTAAAGGATGACATCAAATTGATCGTTCAAATTGCAACgacaatgatgatgaattttcaACCGAATAATGAAGAGATGTTACACACAACAGCCAAGAACGCAATGTTTTCGACTGGTCTTCTGTAGGTTATGGACCATTCAAGCTGGTCAAAATGGCCATAGTATCAACCTAAGATCAAACCATTAGAATTAGATAAttcataattaaattataattttcggTTATATTAGTACGAAAAACACCAGTATTGGGATTTATACTTCTTGAAACATAATGCTTTCTTTGAAAACTTTTCCAACATACTTGTGGAGAAAAGCTGCTCTCTCCAGCATCAAACTTAATGCTATCAATGCCGTGAGCGTCTATGAGATTCTTCACACGTTTGTACCACCACTCGGCAGCTGCTGGCTTGGTAAAGTCCACAAGGCCAGGGATAGAGCCGTTCGGATTCCACCAGTTTGCAGCTGCTGTGCCGGCCTCGTCTAGGACTAGATACCTGGAGTAAAAAGTAGTGGTTTGAAGTACTATAATAGGAAATGAATTTAAAGTAATCTGAGACTGAAAACAACCCGAAACAAAGAAGGTATCTTATTCATGCAGTAATGAGGTAGAAACTGAAACTTTCTATGATGCAACATGCATTCGACCTTCTTATATTTAACTTGCAGATGAAGTACAATACTACAATGCAATTAATTCAATTtatacttattacacatttggTATATGTTTGTCTCTAACACTGCAAGATCACGGAGCAGAGAAAaagagaagaaaagaaaatgaaagaggaaTAAAGGATAACTAGAAAGCATTAGCAGATGCAAGTATATCTCACCCATTGTTTAGAGCTTCCGTATAAACCTGATCACAGTTGCTGTTAATGAATGGATGAACCCAAATTGTCACCCGGAACCCTAGGGCCTTAACCTCCTCAACCAAGTGTGTCATATTCGGGAATTTATTTGTATCCACTTCCAAAGTGCCGTAGCAAGTTTCCCATAAATCATCGATTTCCAACTGCGAATTATTAAATCCATGTGCCACAATTTGTTTTGCGTATTCCATGACCTTTTCTCCAGTTATGTTTTGGGAGTATTGTGCCCATGTAGACCAGATAGGATGCTGGACCATTCTAAAATCTGGCAACCCAGAAGGTTTTCCTAGATAATGGGTTACAGCATGCTGATGAGCCTTTTTGACATCTGGTAAGAACCAGAAATCGTAAGACAACTCTGTATGGTTTCTCATTGATGAATATGGGGCTGCAAGTTGAGCTCCGAAGCAGATATGGTTTGGCTGGATCAAATTATAGTCCACAAATAATGGAACTTGTGGGTTTACATAAATGTATTCGCCGTCAGAGTTGAGCCAGTATCTCTCGACTATCGCCCCGTTGTCAGATTCTTTGGACACGTAGGCGCTGTAGTTTTGGTGTGCACCTTCTATAGGATATATTTGATCTATTTGCATCGGTCCGGCATACCAGTGTTTAGAACCTTAAAATAATATggcaaaaatacaaaatacaggTGAAGGATTAATGACAATTACTTGAAGATTTAATGGTAATTGCAAACAGAAGTGAAAATTGACGGTGTATAAAGATGAACCGACACACTAGACAGTGTTTCCTAAGATGCTAGAATTGCCGTTGGGAGACCCTCCACTAGGTA
This genomic interval carries:
- the LOC123874646 gene encoding myogenesis-regulating glycosidase; this translates as MQIDQIYPIEGAHQNYSAYVSKESDNGAIVERYWLNSDGEYIYVNPQVPLFVDYNLIQPNHICFGAQLAAPYSSMRNHTELSYDFWFLPDVKKAHQHAVTHYLGKPSGLPDFRMVQHPIWSTWAQYSQNITGEKVMEYAKQIVAHGFNNSQLEIDDLWETCYGTLEVDTNKFPNMTHLVEEVKALGFRVTIWVHPFINSNCDQVYTEALNNGYLVLDEAGTAAANWWNPNGSIPGLVDFTKPAAAEWWYKRVKNLIDAHGIDSIKFDAGESSFSPQIPVQQGDIDFHPHNIVDAYVRTCARFGDMIEVRAGFRTQDLPVFVRMVDRDSIWGLNNGLPTIVTTTLQMNLNGYTLVLPDMIGGNGYNLNHEQADLPSKELFIRWVQANTFLPAMQYSFAPWNFDNETVEISKKFTDLHAEYAEVIYAAMQASVDHGSPVNPPLWWLDPTDEVALTIWDEYLLGDSILVAPIFMEGVTVRDVYLPVGTWLDQGDPEKVHEGPVWVKNYPAPIGVLPYFVREQDSVPDAASAPCAVLLLLALGLAAVLVNSDQ